From the Bufo gargarizans isolate SCDJY-AF-19 unplaced genomic scaffold, ASM1485885v1 original_scaffold_1370_pilon, whole genome shotgun sequence genome, one window contains:
- the LOC122923217 gene encoding cathepsin S-like: MKSWTSILLAALVAVSVNASIDPDLDNHWKLWKITYNKQYEHEREDLTRRLIWEKNLKFVTLHNLEHELGVHSYTVGMNHLADLTSEEVEARLTGLVLPPRNDRKNYLTNTWNGTKTVDLPDSVDWREKGCVTDVKNQGSCGSCWAFSAVGALEGQLKLKTGNLVSLSPQNLVDCSTKYGNKGCNGGFMTQAFQYVIDNNGIDSDASYPYHATDGQCHYNPSTRAASCVKYKTVEPGTEENLQKVLASVGPVSVAIDARHPAFYLYKNGVYDDPSCTQDVNHGVLAVGYGSLNGKNYWIIKNSWGQNYGANGYILMARNRGNMCGIASYPSYPEM, translated from the exons ATGAAGTCCTGGACGAGTATTTTACTGGCAGCCCTCGTCGCTGTGTCTGTGAATGCCTCCATTGACCCCGACCTGGATAATCACTGGAAATTATGGAAAATTACATATAACAAGCAATATGAGCATGAG AGAGAAGATCTCACGAGGCGACTGATATGGGAAAAGAATTTAAAGTTTGTCACACTACATAACCTGGAGCATGAGCTGGGGGTCCATTCGTACACTGTGGGCATGAACCATCTCGCTGACCTG ACCAGTGAGGAGGTAGAAGCCCGGCTAACCGGTTTAGTACTACCTCCTCGGAATGACAGGAAGAACTATCTCACTAACACGTGGAATGGTACCAAGACCGTCGACCTGCCGGACTCTGTAGATTGGAGGGAAAAAGGATGTGTCACAGACGTTAAAAACCAG GGTTCCTGTGGCTCCTGCTGGGCATTCAGTGCCGTCGGTGCCTTGGAGGGCCAGCTGAAGTTGAAGACCGGAAATCTGGTTTCCCTCAGTCCTCAGAATCTTGTAGACTGCTCCACTAAGTACGGAAATAAAGGATGTAATGGTGGTTTTATGACCCAAGCTTTTCAGTACGTGATAGACAACAATGGTATAGATTCCGACGCTTCGTACCCTTATCATGCCACG GATGGACAATGCCATTATAACCCATCGACCCGAGCAGCCTCGTGTGTGAAATACAAAACAGTGGAACCAGGAACTGAAGAGAATCTGCAGAAAGTCCTAGCCAGCGTTGGTCCAGTGTCTGTGGCAATTGATGCCAGGCATCCGGCATTCTATCTATATAAAAATG GTGTCTATGATGACCCGTCCTGCACTCAAGATGTCAACCATGGGGTTCTTGCTGTGGGATACGGAAGCCTAAATGGGAAAAACTACTGGATTATAAAGAACAG CTGGGGGCAGAACTACGGAGCAAACGGCTATATCCTCATGGCAAGGAACCGGGGGAATATGTGCGGCATCGCAAGTTATCCCTCCTACCCCGAAATGTGA